From Diceros bicornis minor isolate mBicDic1 chromosome 16, mDicBic1.mat.cur, whole genome shotgun sequence, one genomic window encodes:
- the CXXC1 gene encoding CXXC-type zinc finger protein 1 — translation MEGDGSDPEPPDAGEDSKSENGENAPIYCICRKPDINCFMIGCDNCNEWFHGDCIRITEKMAKAIREWYCRECREKDPKLEIRYRHKKSRERDSNERDGSEPRDEGGGRKRPAPDPDLQRRAGSGTGVGAMLARGSASPHKSSPQPLVATPSQHHQQQQQIKRSARMCGECEACRRTEDCGHCDFCRDMKKFGGPNKIRQKCRLRQCQLRARESYKYFPSSLSPVTPSESLPRPRRPLPTQQQPQPSQKPGRIREDEGAVASAAVKEPPEATATPEPLSDEDLPLDPDLYQDFCAGAFDDHGLPWMSDTEESPFLDPALRKRAVKVKHVKRREKKSEKKKEERYKRHRQKQKHKDKWKHPERADAKDPASLPQCLGPGCVRPAQPGSKYCSDDCGMKLAANRIYEILPQRIQQWQQSPCIAEEHGKKLLERIRREQQSARTRLQEMERRFHELEAIILRAKQQAVREDEESNEGDSDDTDLQIFCVSCGHPINPRVALRHMERCYAKYESQTSFGSMYPTRIEGATRLFCDVYNPQSKTYCKRLQVLCPEHSRDPKVPADEVCGCPLVRDVFELTGDFCRLPKRQCNRHYCWEKLRRAEVDLERVRVWYKLDELFEQERNVRTAMTNRAGLLALMLHQTIQHDPLTTDLRSSADR, via the exons GAGGGGGATGGTTCAGACCCAGAGCCTCCAGATGCTGGGGAGGACAGCAAGTCGGAGAATGGGGAGAATGCGCCCATCTACTGCATCTGCCGCAAACCGGACATCAACTGCTTCATGAT CGGGTGTGACAACTGCAATGAGTGGTTCCATGGGGACTGCATCCGGATCACTGAGAAGATGGCCAAGGCCATCCGCGAGTGGTACTGTCGGGAGTGccgag AGAAAGACCCCAAGCTGGAGATCCGCTATCGGCACAAGAAGTCACGCGAGCGGGACAGCAATGAGCGAGACGGCAGTGAGCCCCGGGATGAGGGTGGAGGGCGCAAGAGGCCTGCCCCGGATCCGGACCTGCAGCGCCGGGCGGGgtcagggacaggggttggggccatGCTTGCTCGGGGCTCTGCTTCGCCCCACAAATCATCTCCACAGCCCTTGGTGGCCACACCCAGCCAG CATCACCAGCAGCAACAGCAAATCAAACGGTCAGCCCGCATGTGTGGTGAGTGCGAGGCCTGCCGGCGCACTGAGGACTGTGGCCACTGCGACTTCTGCCGGGACATGAAGAAATTTGGGGGCCCCAACAAGATCCGGCAGAAGTGCCGGCTGCGTCAGTGCCAGCTACgggcccgg GAATCGTACAAGTACTTCCCTTCTTCG CTCTCGCCAGTGACACCCTCAGAGTCCCTGCCAAGGCCTCGTCGGCCACTGCCCACACAGCAGCAGCCACAGCCATCACAGAAACCAGGGCGCATCCGTGAGGATGAGGGGGCAGTGGCATCAGCAGCAGTCAAGGAGCCACCTGAGGCTACGGCCACGCCTGAGCCACTCTCAGATGAAGACCTACCACTGGACCCTGACCTATACCAGGACTTCTGTGCAGGGGCCTTTGATGACCATGGCCTG CCCTGGATGAGCGACACAGAGGAGTCCCCATTCCTGGATCCCGCACTGCGGAAGAGGGCAGTGAAAGTGAAGCATGTGAAGCGTCGGGAGAAGAAGTCTGAGAAGAAG AAAGAGGAGAGATACAAGCGGCATCGGCAAAAGCAGAAGCACAAGGACAAATGGAAACACCCGGAGCGTGCTGATGCCAAGGACCCTGCATCGCTACCGCAGTGCCTGGGGCCTGGCTGTGTGCGCCCTGCCCAGCCTGGCTCCAAGTATTGTTCAGACGACTGTGGCATGAAGCTGGCAGCCAA CCGCATCTACGAGATCCTCCCCCAGCGCATCCAGCAGTGGCAGCAGAGCCCCTGCATTGCTGAGGAGCACGGCAAGAAGCTGCTTGAACGTATTCGCCGTGAGCAGCAGAGTGCCCGAACCCGCCTTCAGGAAATGGAGCGCCGATTCCATGAGCTTGAGGCCATCATTCTGCGTGCCAAGCAGCAGGCTGTGCGCGAGGACGAGGAG AGCAATGAGGGTGACAGTGATGACACGGACCTGCAGATCTTTTGCGTCTCCTGTGGGCATCCCATCAACCCACGTGTTGCCTTGCGCCACATGGAGCGCTGCTATGCCAAG TATGAGAGCCAGACGTCCTTTGGGTCCATGTACCCCACACGCATTGAGGG GGCCACACGACTCTTCTGTGATGTCTACAATCCTCAGAGCAAGACATACTGTAAGCGGCTCCAGGTGCTATGCCCTGAGCACTCACGGGACCCCAAA GTGCCAGCCGACGAGGTATGTGGGTGCCCCCTTGTACGTGATGTCTTTGAGCTCACAGGTGACTTCTGCCGCCTGCCCAAGCGCCAGTGCAACCGCCATTACTGTTGGGAAAAGTTGCGGCGTGCTGAAGTGGACCTGGAGCGCGTGCGTGTG TGGTACAAGCTGGACGAGCTGTTTGAGCAGGAGCGCAATGTACGCACAGCCATGACAAACCGGGCAGGACTGCTGGCCCTGATGCTGCACCAAACGATCCAGCATGACCCGCTCACTACAGACTTGCGCTCCAGTGCCGACCGCTGA